From Echinicola soli, a single genomic window includes:
- a CDS encoding glycoside hydrolase family 97 protein — protein sequence MKKITLIVCLLISCWACSEKKEDMTLQSPDGQLILDVKLEEGKALYHLSRKGQEILEWSHLGVMMGNVNLYEGLTLGSVTGVSEIKDQYTLLHGKKKNITYLGKEKHYTFLNKEGAKLSVIFRLSNDGLAFQYQFIGAEGKEYTIEDEMTTYNFPETAKAWMQPIAEVNTGWESSNPSYEEEYQMGVPVGTVSPISSGWVYPALFHSNDTWLLISEAGLGSDYCATRLHAESPEGEYAVTFPSDEEAFPGGPAKPTSTLPWKSPWRILAVGDLGTVVESTLGTDMAKPQIDMTTDFIEPGQAAWSWALGKDQSITYDIQKDHIDFAAKMNYEHCLIDVNWDTTIGYDKIAELVAYAADKGVKVHLWYNSAGSWNTTPYHPRNMLVEDEGRMKEFQRIKEMGVAGVKIDFFGGDGQSMIGYYHAILKDAAAAGLMVNFHGTTLPRGWQRTYPHLMTMESVKGFEMITFEQAFADRVAAHCAVLPFTRNVFDPMDFTPMSLDEIPNIDRKTSKAFELALTVMYESGIQHLAETPEGTAKQPQEIIQYLQQLPATWEDTRFLEGYPGEFAVLARKGEGRWYVSGINGAVESKSIQLDLSFVDASSKWLLITDTADKASFDIKEVNVGEGYEVNLSANTGFVLFQMK from the coding sequence ATGAAAAAAATAACCCTAATTGTTTGTTTGCTCATTAGCTGTTGGGCTTGTTCAGAGAAAAAAGAAGACATGACCTTGCAGTCACCTGATGGGCAGCTCATCTTGGATGTGAAGCTGGAAGAAGGAAAGGCACTATATCACCTCAGCCGAAAGGGCCAGGAAATTTTGGAATGGTCACACCTGGGGGTGATGATGGGCAACGTGAACCTGTATGAAGGGCTGACACTCGGTAGCGTGACCGGAGTGTCAGAAATAAAAGACCAATACACCCTGCTGCATGGCAAAAAGAAAAACATCACGTATCTGGGGAAGGAAAAACACTATACTTTTTTAAATAAAGAGGGAGCAAAACTATCTGTCATCTTTAGACTGTCCAATGATGGTCTGGCATTCCAGTACCAGTTCATTGGAGCAGAAGGCAAGGAGTACACTATCGAAGATGAAATGACCACGTATAATTTTCCGGAAACCGCAAAAGCCTGGATGCAACCGATCGCTGAAGTCAATACCGGATGGGAGAGCAGCAATCCGTCCTATGAAGAGGAATATCAAATGGGGGTCCCCGTGGGTACAGTATCACCTATTTCTTCTGGTTGGGTTTATCCAGCCCTGTTTCACAGCAATGATACATGGTTGTTGATTTCGGAAGCGGGACTTGGAAGTGATTATTGCGCCACCAGACTACATGCCGAGTCTCCAGAAGGAGAATATGCCGTGACCTTCCCTAGTGACGAAGAGGCATTTCCAGGTGGTCCGGCCAAGCCGACAAGTACTTTGCCCTGGAAATCACCTTGGAGGATTTTGGCCGTAGGTGATCTGGGAACTGTAGTCGAATCCACTCTGGGAACCGACATGGCAAAACCACAGATAGACATGACCACGGATTTTATCGAACCTGGACAAGCAGCGTGGAGCTGGGCCTTGGGCAAGGACCAGTCCATCACTTATGATATCCAAAAAGACCATATTGATTTTGCGGCCAAGATGAACTACGAGCATTGCCTGATCGATGTTAATTGGGACACAACCATCGGGTATGACAAGATTGCCGAATTAGTGGCTTACGCAGCTGACAAAGGCGTAAAGGTCCACCTTTGGTACAACTCAGCAGGTAGCTGGAATACTACGCCATACCATCCCAGAAATATGCTGGTGGAGGATGAAGGTAGAATGAAGGAGTTTCAGCGGATCAAGGAGATGGGCGTGGCAGGTGTAAAGATCGATTTCTTTGGAGGGGACGGGCAATCAATGATCGGATACTATCATGCCATTTTGAAAGATGCTGCAGCGGCCGGCCTTATGGTGAATTTTCATGGAACCACATTGCCCAGAGGTTGGCAGCGGACTTATCCTCACCTCATGACCATGGAGTCGGTAAAGGGCTTTGAGATGATCACTTTTGAGCAAGCTTTTGCCGATAGGGTGGCGGCACATTGTGCAGTGCTGCCATTTACACGGAATGTCTTTGATCCGATGGATTTTACGCCGATGTCGCTTGATGAGATTCCAAACATAGACAGAAAAACGAGCAAGGCTTTTGAACTTGCCTTGACGGTAATGTATGAATCAGGTATTCAGCATTTGGCCGAAACCCCTGAAGGAACAGCCAAGCAACCCCAAGAAATTATCCAATACCTTCAGCAATTACCAGCTACTTGGGAAGATACTCGTTTTTTGGAAGGTTATCCGGGGGAATTTGCAGTATTGGCCAGAAAGGGGGAAGGGAGATGGTATGTGTCCGGGATAAATGGGGCTG
- a CDS encoding glycoside hydrolase family 127 protein gives MKKLISGLMLLGGFQVAMAQKPQVQLFQLDQVKLSPSPFFEAQYVDMTYMKAMDVDRLLAPYMLEAGLDWSAKRYPNWENTGLDGHIGGHYLSALAMMYASTGDEEMKRRMDYMVEQLAIAQKENGNGYVGGIPGGQAMWKEIGQGKIDAGGFSLNQKWVPLYNIHKIYAGLRDAYWIGKNEQAKTVLADLTEWFYELTKELTNEQFQQMLISEHGGMNEVFADVAAITGEEKYLGLAKKMSHKMVLEPLAQHEDELTGMHANTQIPKVIGFQRIAQEGNLAEWQDAADFFWHTVVEERSVTIGGNSVREHFHPVNDFSSMVSSNQGPETCNTYNMLRLSEQLFRSNPKAEYVDFFERGLYNHILSSQHPEKGGFVYFTPMRPEHYRVYSQPHQGFWCCVGSGLENHAKYGEFIYAHSKEELYINLFIPSELRWEEKGMVLKQKNNFPEEPRSSFTFDLERPQKMAVKLRYPSWVEKGALEVFVNGRSIKVNAAPSSFVTIDRKWRNGDQLEVKLPMNMQWEVLPDGSDWGAFVYGPIVLAATEGTENMPGLFADDSRMGHVAAGKMIPLAETPVLVSKGTRPEALPVPSSNPMQFELASIDADENVFTLRPFYQVHDTRYQIYWPISEPDKVTATRKAIGEKDEVMLALERATVDQVATGEQQPESDHFFKGEHTLSGNTEGYFWRSTTDWFSYELKNDNREGKKLRLVFPAKVVGNTFDIFINGKLFQEVQLENKEGSSQEIDYPLPESLQKEEKLVLEFRAENGQSTERIYYVRLMK, from the coding sequence ATGAAAAAACTCATTTCTGGTCTAATGCTTCTAGGAGGATTCCAAGTAGCCATGGCCCAAAAACCACAGGTACAACTTTTTCAACTTGATCAAGTGAAACTATCCCCAAGCCCCTTTTTTGAGGCACAGTACGTGGATATGACCTATATGAAGGCCATGGATGTGGACCGTTTACTTGCTCCCTACATGCTGGAGGCGGGTCTGGATTGGTCGGCAAAGCGCTATCCAAATTGGGAAAATACCGGTTTGGATGGACACATTGGCGGGCATTACCTGTCTGCACTGGCCATGATGTATGCCAGTACAGGAGATGAAGAAATGAAACGGCGGATGGATTACATGGTCGAGCAGCTGGCCATAGCCCAGAAAGAAAACGGAAATGGCTACGTGGGGGGGATTCCTGGTGGTCAGGCCATGTGGAAAGAAATTGGACAAGGAAAAATCGATGCAGGAGGATTTTCGCTTAACCAAAAATGGGTGCCGCTATACAATATCCATAAAATCTATGCAGGCTTGAGAGATGCCTACTGGATAGGGAAGAATGAGCAAGCCAAAACCGTTCTAGCAGATCTTACGGAGTGGTTTTATGAACTGACAAAAGAACTTACCAATGAGCAGTTCCAGCAAATGTTGATTAGCGAGCATGGTGGTATGAACGAGGTGTTTGCTGATGTGGCAGCCATTACAGGAGAGGAGAAATACTTGGGATTGGCCAAGAAAATGTCTCATAAAATGGTGTTGGAGCCATTGGCACAGCATGAGGACGAGCTTACAGGCATGCATGCCAATACCCAAATCCCCAAGGTGATCGGGTTTCAGCGAATTGCCCAAGAGGGAAATTTAGCCGAATGGCAAGATGCAGCAGATTTTTTCTGGCATACCGTGGTGGAGGAGCGATCGGTGACCATTGGGGGAAACAGTGTCCGTGAGCACTTTCATCCCGTAAACGACTTTTCTTCCATGGTCTCTTCCAATCAAGGTCCGGAAACCTGCAATACCTACAACATGCTCCGGCTGAGCGAGCAGCTATTTCGTTCCAATCCAAAAGCTGAATATGTAGATTTCTTTGAAAGGGGATTGTATAACCATATCTTGTCCAGTCAGCATCCTGAGAAGGGCGGCTTTGTGTATTTTACACCAATGCGGCCCGAGCATTATCGAGTATATTCACAGCCACATCAGGGCTTCTGGTGCTGTGTGGGATCTGGACTGGAGAATCATGCGAAGTACGGAGAGTTTATCTATGCCCATTCCAAAGAGGAATTGTATATCAATCTTTTTATTCCTTCTGAGTTGCGCTGGGAAGAAAAGGGAATGGTGCTAAAGCAGAAAAACAATTTCCCGGAAGAGCCTAGGAGTTCTTTTACATTTGACTTAGAAAGGCCGCAGAAAATGGCCGTTAAGTTGCGTTATCCATCATGGGTGGAAAAGGGAGCGCTGGAGGTTTTTGTGAATGGCCGCTCCATTAAAGTCAACGCAGCACCTTCCTCTTTCGTGACCATTGACAGAAAGTGGAGAAACGGGGATCAACTAGAGGTAAAACTCCCTATGAACATGCAGTGGGAAGTACTCCCCGATGGATCGGATTGGGGGGCATTTGTGTACGGTCCGATTGTTTTGGCGGCCACTGAGGGAACGGAGAACATGCCTGGTCTCTTTGCTGATGATAGTCGAATGGGACATGTGGCAGCTGGGAAGATGATACCGCTGGCAGAGACGCCTGTATTGGTGTCGAAAGGTACTCGTCCTGAGGCCTTGCCGGTACCGTCTTCCAATCCTATGCAGTTTGAGCTGGCATCAATAGATGCAGATGAAAATGTTTTTACGCTAAGGCCATTTTACCAAGTACATGACACCCGGTATCAGATTTATTGGCCAATCAGCGAGCCCGATAAAGTGACCGCTACAAGGAAAGCAATCGGTGAAAAAGATGAAGTTATGCTGGCATTGGAACGGGCTACGGTAGATCAAGTCGCTACGGGGGAGCAACAGCCGGAATCCGATCATTTCTTTAAAGGAGAGCATACTCTTTCGGGCAATACTGAAGGATATTTCTGGAGGAGCACCACCGATTGGTTCAGCTATGAGCTTAAGAACGACAATAGGGAGGGCAAAAAACTGAGACTGGTTTTTCCTGCTAAGGTGGTAGGGAATACTTTTGATATCTTTATCAATGGTAAACTGTTTCAGGAGGTCCAGTTAGAAAACAAGGAAGGATCCAGTCAGGAAATTGATTACCCGCTGCCAGAATCATTACAGAAAGAGGAGAAGTTAGTGCTGGAGTTCCGTGCGGAGAACGGCCAATCAACCGAGCGGATTTATTATGTACGTTTAATGAAGTAA
- a CDS encoding lipocalin-like domain-containing protein, with protein sequence MGYQVIPGFATEQADPDFQSSYEISLDENGTIDGEQENRWSFDAPWLTLNIGNGIFIDKLRVQNGYDWKNHQETLLFTGLNNEGTAIFGKKK encoded by the coding sequence ATGGGATATCAGGTTATTCCTGGTTTTGCCACCGAACAGGCTGATCCTGATTTTCAATCTTCCTATGAGATTAGCCTGGATGAGAACGGGACCATTGATGGGGAGCAGGAAAACAGGTGGTCATTTGATGCCCCTTGGCTTACATTAAATATTGGAAATGGTATATTTATAGACAAATTAAGGGTACAAAATGGTTACGATTGGAAAAATCACCAAGAAACACTGTTGTTCACAGGTTTAAATAACGAAGGAACGGCCATTTTTGGGAAAAAGAAATAA
- a CDS encoding arabinan endo-1,5-alpha-L-arabinosidase, with amino-acid sequence MKKPLITFLLILICVIAGMAQGISVHDPVMIKENDTYYLFCTGRGIAVWSSPDMENWEREAPVFSEAPTWAKDVVPDFGNHIWAPDIFFHNDQYYLYYSISTFAKNTSAIGVATNKTLDSSSPDYKWTDHGIVIESVPGRDMWNAIDPHIITDEQGTPWMSFGSFWSGLKLVKLTEDLLSVKNGPEDWFTPVRRKRTFELDERDPGDAAVEAPFIFKKDGYYYMFVSFDLCCRGERSTYKMMVGRSKTLTGPYLDRDGKSMYNGGGTLVLEGNEDWYGVGHNSTYTFDGKDYLIFHGYDAHDNGRPRLFIREISWDAEGWPQVSIEE; translated from the coding sequence ATGAAAAAGCCACTAATAACCTTTCTGCTAATTTTGATTTGTGTTATTGCCGGAATGGCCCAGGGCATTTCCGTGCATGACCCTGTAATGATCAAGGAAAACGATACCTATTACCTGTTTTGTACAGGCAGGGGGATCGCGGTATGGTCTTCTCCTGATATGGAGAACTGGGAACGTGAAGCCCCTGTTTTTTCAGAAGCACCCACTTGGGCAAAGGATGTTGTCCCTGACTTTGGGAACCATATATGGGCACCGGATATTTTTTTCCATAACGACCAATATTACCTGTATTATTCCATCTCCACTTTTGCCAAAAACACTTCTGCCATTGGCGTAGCCACCAATAAAACACTCGATTCCTCCTCACCTGATTATAAGTGGACAGATCACGGTATTGTCATCGAAAGTGTGCCTGGGCGGGACATGTGGAATGCGATTGATCCCCATATCATTACCGATGAGCAAGGGACACCTTGGATGTCTTTCGGATCCTTTTGGAGTGGGTTGAAGTTAGTGAAGTTGACAGAGGATCTCTTATCGGTAAAGAATGGCCCAGAAGACTGGTTTACTCCAGTGAGAAGGAAGAGAACCTTTGAGCTGGATGAGAGAGATCCGGGAGATGCCGCTGTCGAAGCCCCGTTTATTTTCAAAAAGGATGGATATTATTATATGTTTGTGTCTTTTGACCTCTGCTGTCGAGGAGAGCGGAGTACCTATAAAATGATGGTGGGAAGATCCAAGACGCTGACTGGCCCTTATTTAGATAGAGATGGCAAAAGCATGTACAATGGTGGAGGTACTTTGGTGCTGGAAGGGAATGAAGACTGGTACGGTGTAGGCCATAATTCCACCTATACATTTGATGGAAAGGATTATTTGATCTTTCACGGTTATGATGCCCACGACAATGGAAGGCCAAGATTATTTATAAGAGAGATTAGCTGGGATGCTGAGGGATGGCCACAGGTGAGTATTGAAGAATAA
- a CDS encoding DUF3823 domain-containing protein, translated as MKLNIIQSCLLLVLGFMVASCEYDNFEEPKSTLTGRIVYEGEPLGLRNQGVQLELWQHGYDLFQKIPVYVSQDGTFSAKLFDGNYKLTLIRGNGPWMDQTDSLDISLSGAQEIEVEVDPYFTLNEPNYEIVNDTIVRASFTINQINAASNIEFTDVYLGRTSLTDIVRNEGLGRFFGNQVSPGTAATMDVTIPDGLRGRSDLFVRVGVKTVGVEELLYSPVDNVSIN; from the coding sequence ATGAAACTAAATATCATTCAATCGTGCCTTTTGCTGGTGCTGGGTTTTATGGTGGCCAGCTGCGAGTACGATAATTTTGAAGAACCAAAATCAACCTTGACCGGTAGAATTGTATACGAAGGAGAGCCGCTTGGCCTTAGAAACCAAGGTGTGCAGCTGGAGCTATGGCAGCATGGCTATGACCTGTTCCAGAAAATCCCTGTGTATGTGTCACAGGATGGTACATTCTCTGCCAAATTATTCGATGGAAACTATAAGCTGACCTTGATCAGGGGTAATGGCCCATGGATGGATCAGACAGATTCCTTGGACATTTCATTGAGCGGAGCCCAAGAAATCGAGGTGGAGGTAGATCCTTACTTCACCCTAAATGAGCCTAACTATGAAATTGTCAATGACACTATTGTCCGGGCCAGTTTTACAATCAACCAAATCAATGCGGCTAGTAACATAGAGTTTACCGATGTATATTTGGGCAGGACTTCGCTGACCGATATCGTTCGAAACGAGGGGTTGGGCAGGTTCTTTGGCAATCAAGTGAGCCCAGGTACAGCCGCTACGATGGATGTGACGATTCCTGATGGTCTGAGAGGTAGAAGCGATCTATTCGTTCGTGTGGGTGTGAAAACCGTCGGTGTGGAAGAGTTGCTTTATTCCCCGGTGGACAATGTGTCCATAAACTAA
- a CDS encoding RagB/SusD family nutrient uptake outer membrane protein — MRLSNITITLAVIAGLMMSSCESDWLDRQPPNILLDDQVWNDQGSITGVLSNFYDRLPAHTTLQTGWVDFAAYDEATWSGYTGNDWLNNLLTYDYGRWGLWDYNLIRDINLSIQKLSTYSTLPEDQRTQFISELRFIRAFVYFEHVKRMGGVPIITEELIYDFSGDPTYLQHPRNTEQEVYDFVISEMEEIMPTLGNGESITRANRFIALAVVSRAALYAGSIAKYNNLMPSPISLPGGEVGIPASAAEGYFTKSLEASRTILQEGGYALYNNNPDLGENFYEAIVSKSSNPEVMWVQDYLASADKRHAFTYDNVARSVREDNLASSALTPILNLVEDYEYLDGSSGELRTRTADGSDYIYYDNVEDIFANKDARLYGTIIYPGAPFRGQEVFMQAGIMEWNGSGYDMIEFADQQPDLGSVYADGGVLKAEAGPHRSLQDVSNTGFYLRKYVDDTPGASTRGNLSEVWWVRFRLGEIYLNAAEAAFELGESGEALGYVNTLRERAGFGANSLSAVTLEQIRHERRVELAFEDHVVWDYKRWRVAHLKWSGSTDNPESMAYSLYPYRVVRPGDPRDGQFVFVKEVVPRFRAPRFFRLGNYYSLIGQNLIDANPKIVRNPFH; from the coding sequence ATGAGATTATCTAATATAACTATAACACTGGCGGTAATTGCAGGCTTGATGATGAGCTCCTGCGAATCCGATTGGTTGGACCGTCAGCCACCAAATATTTTACTTGATGACCAAGTCTGGAATGATCAGGGATCCATTACCGGAGTCCTGTCCAATTTCTATGACCGTTTGCCTGCACATACTACCCTCCAAACGGGTTGGGTGGACTTTGCGGCCTATGATGAAGCGACCTGGTCAGGTTATACTGGGAATGATTGGTTGAATAACTTGCTCACTTATGACTATGGTCGATGGGGCTTGTGGGATTATAATTTGATCAGGGACATCAACCTTTCGATCCAGAAATTAAGCACCTATTCCACTTTGCCTGAGGATCAGCGTACACAGTTTATCAGTGAGCTGCGTTTTATCCGTGCGTTCGTCTATTTTGAGCATGTGAAGCGGATGGGTGGTGTGCCGATTATTACCGAAGAATTGATATATGACTTCAGTGGTGACCCTACCTATCTACAGCATCCGAGAAATACCGAGCAGGAAGTGTACGATTTCGTGATCAGTGAGATGGAAGAAATCATGCCTACACTGGGCAATGGAGAAAGCATCACCAGGGCCAACCGCTTTATTGCTTTGGCAGTGGTGAGTAGGGCAGCTCTTTATGCAGGATCGATTGCCAAGTATAACAACCTGATGCCTTCTCCGATTTCCTTGCCAGGAGGAGAGGTGGGAATCCCCGCTTCAGCAGCAGAGGGATACTTCACCAAATCCTTGGAGGCATCGAGAACCATTCTCCAAGAAGGTGGATACGCACTGTATAACAATAATCCGGATCTTGGTGAAAACTTCTACGAAGCGATTGTCTCCAAGTCCAGTAACCCGGAAGTGATGTGGGTGCAGGATTATTTGGCTTCAGCAGATAAGCGGCATGCGTTTACTTATGACAACGTAGCCAGATCAGTACGGGAAGATAACTTGGCTTCTTCTGCCCTGACGCCGATTCTGAACTTGGTGGAGGATTATGAATACTTGGATGGTAGCTCAGGGGAACTGAGAACTCGCACCGCTGACGGTTCGGATTATATTTACTATGACAATGTGGAAGATATCTTTGCCAATAAAGATGCTCGCCTCTATGGGACGATCATCTATCCAGGAGCGCCGTTCAGGGGACAAGAGGTCTTCATGCAAGCAGGTATAATGGAATGGAACGGCTCCGGTTATGATATGATCGAGTTTGCCGATCAACAGCCAGACCTTGGCTCTGTTTATGCAGACGGCGGTGTGCTGAAAGCAGAGGCTGGGCCACACAGGAGCTTGCAGGATGTAAGTAACACTGGTTTTTACCTTCGCAAGTATGTGGATGATACTCCCGGAGCCAGTACCCGAGGTAACTTGAGTGAGGTATGGTGGGTAAGGTTCCGTTTGGGAGAGATTTACCTGAATGCTGCTGAGGCTGCTTTTGAACTTGGTGAATCTGGCGAAGCGCTTGGCTACGTCAATACCTTGAGAGAGCGAGCCGGTTTCGGAGCCAATAGTCTTTCCGCCGTGACCTTAGAACAGATCCGTCATGAAAGAAGGGTGGAGCTGGCTTTTGAAGATCATGTTGTGTGGGATTATAAGCGATGGAGAGTGGCTCACCTGAAATGGTCAGGAAGCACCGATAATCCCGAAAGTATGGCTTATAGCCTGTATCCGTACAGGGTGGTAAGGCCAGGTGATCCCAGAGATGGCCAGTTTGTGTTTGTAAAAGAAGTGGTGCCACGTTTCAGAGCGCCTCGTTTCTTCCGCTTGGGGAATTATTATTCCTTGATCGGGCAGAACCTCATTGATGCCAATCCGAAAATTGTAAGAAATCCATTCCACTAA